From a region of the Daphnia magna isolate NIES linkage group LG1, ASM2063170v1.1, whole genome shotgun sequence genome:
- the LOC123470357 gene encoding LOW QUALITY PROTEIN: uncharacterized protein LOC123470357 (The sequence of the model RefSeq protein was modified relative to this genomic sequence to represent the inferred CDS: inserted 2 bases in 2 codons), whose product MERKWLRAKKLPKLKDFQETMLKSIQYQMMDSMRPMLHTWNQMRVDDPLLNSVESSLRLMGSAVANVSKLXRENVIRHVAPSMKPLLKDPRAFSSRECERLFGSKFIDVMVKEVDDDAKLAKIGRDGGPSHSQNGGNSNRRNGGRNQSSYVSRNNQSSGFNKGGKSDKGNAYFRQTAQGANNRYVSSSYGFTXPFFLKMSPVQSHVGGRLRKFADAWLSLSDDQRILSTVNHGYAIDFVKPPVQHFAPSGCIMSKEMEIVCDQEITTLLAKAPRVFTKLLKPVVAYLRERGIRLIIYLDYLLILNQSRDGASLTGWGAVCDGSRSRGPWTMTDAERHINELELLAAYFSLQAFANASERVEDGARLKRLDAAARQVQTTIEHLDCTNRPLCVGLERSAFQFRELATATQSFDDQRIRIELAEVSRLRLSPICSHPTLHGQDKEREGGSCSRGPSLALSTLVPPSIANVDRISSNSNSASTLVTLANARATPINSVKEIPSSRVEIVRRRFESKGFSKETVDLLMECVRESTTASYESAWKNWVNWNHEQGSDPLSSSLITILQFLTDLANSNSSYSSVNTSRSMLSSTLDPIDGYKIGEHPTVVQLLKGCFNLSMESRGAKKNKKKRRNSSDSSSSGSSWNSSSSTRSHDRKIPRKDDVNTNGFDEPSNVAMLPRSRVRDLRRWMKEGIESKSEGNTLRSAYVPKFEGEFERMAQLLYPSMARKWLRNLGESSDRAKLKDFWEKQLLSLQTEVKDSFQPLVYMWGVMPENSNAEMPV is encoded by the exons ATGGAAAGAAAGTGGCTGAGAGCCAAGAAGCTGCCTAAATTGAAAGACTTTCAGGAGACTATGTTGAAGTCAATTCAATATCAGATGATGGACTCAATGCGGCCAATGCTGCATACCTGGAACCAGATGAGAGTGGACGATCCGTTATTGAACAGTGTAGAATCATCTCTCCGTTTAATGGGCTCTGCAGTTGCAAATGTTTCCAAAT CACGTGAAAATGTGATTCGGCATGTGGCCCCGTCCATGAAACCATTGCTGAAGGACCCACGGGCATTCTCTTCTCGTGAGTGTGAGCGTTTGTTTGGCTCAAAATTCATAGACGTCATGGTAAAAGAAGTTGATGACGACGCCAAGTTGGCGAAAATCGGACGCGATGGCGGTCCCTCACACAGCCAGAATGGTGGCAATTCCAATCGGCGCAATGGCGGCCGCAATCAAAGCTCGTACGTCAGCCGTAATAACCAGAGTAGTGGTTTCAACAAAGGCGGGAAGAGCGACAAGGGGAATGCCTACTTCAGGCAGACGGCCCAGGGCGCCAACAACAGGTATGTAAGTTCTTCTTATGGTTTCa tccctttttttctgaaaatgtcTCCCGTTCAGTCACATGTTGGGGGTCGTTTGAGAAAATTCGCAGACGCATGGCTCTCTCTTTCTGATGATCAAAGGATCTTGTCTACAGTCAATCACGGTTATGCCATTGACTTTGTTAAACCCCCCGTCCAACATTTCGCCCCTTCAGGGTGTATTATGTCTAAAGAGATGGAAATTGTCTGCGACCAAGAAATCACAACTCTACTGGCAAAGG CCCCGCGAGTCTTTACGAAACTTTTAAAACCTGTTGTGGCCTATTTACGCGAGCGTGGCATCCGGTTAATCATTTACCTTGACTATTTGCTTATCTTAAACCAATCTAGGGACGG cGCCTCCCTTACCGGCTGGGGTGCAGTTTGCGATGGCTCTCGGTCTCGGGGACCTTGGACAATGACCGATGCAGAACGGCATATTAACGAATTGGAGCTTTTAGCTGCCTATTTTTCGTTACAAGCATTTGCAAACGCCTCAGAAA GAGTTGAGGACGGCGCCCGACTCAAGCGATTGGATGCTGCTGCAAGACAGGTTCAAACAACTATCGAACATTTGGACTGTACAAATCGACCTCTTTGCGTCGGCCTGGAACGCTCAGCTTTCCAATTTCGTGAGTTGGCTACCGCAACCCAAAGCTTCGACGATCAACGCATTCGCATTGAATTGGCGGAAGTTTCTCGGCTACGCCTTTCCCCCATTTGCTCTCATCCCACGCTGCATGGCCAagataaagaaagagaaggcGGATCTTGTTCTCGTGGGCCCTCTTTGGCCCTCTCAACCTTGGTTCCCCCTTCTATTGCAAATGTCGATCGAATTTCCTCGAATTCTAACTCCGCATCGACTCTTGTTACACTCGCCAATGCTAGAGCCACACCCATTAATTCAGTCAAAGAAATTCCTTCTAGTCGCGTGGAAATTGTCAGGCGACGATTTGAAAGTAAAGGATTTTCAAAAGAGACTGTCGACCTTCTCATGGAATGTGTCCGTGAGTCCACAACAGCTAGTTACGAGTCCGCCTGGAAGAATTGGGTTAATTGGAACCACGAACAGGGTTCGGATCCcttgtcttcttctttgataACCATTCTGCAATTTCTGACAGATTTGGCTAATTCTAATTCCTCATACAGTTCCGTCAATACATCTCGTTCAATGCTTTCCTCCACTCTCGACCCCATTGACGGATACAAAATAGGGGAACACCCAACTGTTGTGCAATTGCTAAAAGGCTGTTTTAATC TCTCCATGGAGTCACGTGGTgcaaagaagaacaagaagaagcgtCGTAATTCTAGTGATAGTTCCTCTTCTGGTTCAAGCTGGAATTCATCGTCATCTACGAGATCTCACGATCGTAAAATTCCCCGCAAGGATGACGTGAATACAAACGGATTTGACGAGCCATCCAACGTCGCCATGCTGCCTCGATCACGTGTTCGCGACCTACGTCGATGGATGAAAGAAGGTATTGAATCCAAATCCGAGGGAAACACCCTCCGGTCTGCTTATGTTCCCAAATTTGAAGGTGAATTTGAACGTATGGCTCAATTATTGTACCCGTCAATGGCTCGCAAATGGCTTCGTAATCTTGGTGAATCGTCTGATCGCGCTAAGTTGAAAGATTTCTGGGAGAAACAGCTCTTATCATTGCAAACAGAAGTGAAAGACTCCTTTCAGCCTCTAGTCTACATGTGGGGCGTTATGCCCGAAAATTCTAATGCTGAGATGCCCGTTTAA
- the LOC123470336 gene encoding uncharacterized protein LOC123470336 — MVKHLKVEELTKAELLIYRQLQKEAFPKTFQDLQEGRLPHHKEKIAALRPVWDARDKLIRITGRVELALRDREIEPAILLPAQHPVVKLIIQDRHVSLKHAGVKTTLSDLRERFLIIKGRQQTKSVWHACVKCQRLSLPPFREIAAPLPINRLKQAKAFEITGVDFAGPLYYKHPTLRKKRKQTDPTSSTDPSLTDGSALEPTVEPPAMEPIEEPPTTEPTEENEENRQLDKSSAKTKGKVKQPKSYACLFTSAVTRAVHLELTKTMSARDFLLAFRRFSARRGSVSIMYSDNAQTFRCVSKHLKVIRSDPAIHDLLAMRKTEWIFSASLAPWWGGFWESMVRTMKDLLRRSNGRACLKYDELEVSLIETDSVVNARPLTYVAEGSDDPLPITPNQFLNNRPSNCTPPEPAKNLMAPDATNLKLLEMDRQRREYVSDICERFVTDYFLQIDKLHCKGGPGRKIRVGEVVIIHDDNTKRLMWTIGVVKELVASRDGLIRSVMVKTPNGNLINRAIQSLHPLELREDQQDDVEIPPTPELELEKKKATPTVAAADPVEQEEPWTTGSVFVATHAIEIVVHVIAMLVTTQLSTIEIIVLVIAMLVTTQLSAIKIIVRVVARPDHDLVPTRVRVHAQLPGFGLAAVC; from the exons ATGGTAAAACATCTAAAAGTAGAGGAACTGACGAAGGCGGAGCTACTTATTTATAGACAgctccaaaaagaagcttttcccAAGACGTTTCAGGATCTGCAAGAAGGGCGGCTACCGCACCATAAGGAGAAAATTGCCGCACTCCGACCCGTGTGGGACGCAAGAGACAAGTTGATTAGAATAACAGGAAGAGTAGAGCTAGCGCTAAGAGACAGGGAGATTGAACCCGCCATCTTGCTTCCCGCTCAACATCCAGTCGTCAAACTAATCATCCAAGATCGAcacgtctcgctaaaacacgcTGGAGTTAAAACCACTCTATCGGATCTAAGAGAACGTTTTTTGATCATTAAAGGACGCCAACAGACCAAATCAGTCTGGCACGCCTGCGTCAAGTGCCAACGGCTATCTTTACCGCCATTCAGAGAAATAGCTGCACCTCTACCGATTAATCgactgaaacaagcgaaagccttcgaaatcacTGGTGTTGATTTCGCAGGGCCGCTGTATTACAAACACCCAACATTGCGTAAGAAACGCAAGCAAACGGATCCTACATCCTCCACGGATCCCTCGTTAACGGATGGTTCGGCTTTGGAGCCTACGGTAGAGCCTCCAGCGATGGAGCCCATTGAAGAACCTCCAACCACAGAACCAACggaggaaaatgaagaaaaccGCCAATTGGACAAATCCTCAGCCAAAACGAAAGGCAAAGTTAAACAGCCAAAGAGCTATGCCTGCCTATTTACTTCTGCTGTAACGAGGGCCGTCCATCTGGAGCTAACAAAAACGATGTCCGCGCGCGACTTCCTCCTCGCatttcgaagattttccgcCAGGAGGGGTAGTGTCTCCATCATGTATTCGGACAATGCCCAAACATTTAGATGCGTCTCGAAACATTTGAAAGTCATAAGATCCGACCCAGCGATCCACGACCTTCTGGCAATGCGGAAAACCGAATGGATTTTCTCGGCCAGCCTAGCCCCATGGTGGGGAGGGTTCTGGGAGAGCATGGTGCGGACGATGAAGGATTTGTTGAGGCGCTCCAATGGTCGTGCATGTCTGAAATACGACGAGCTAGAGGTTAGTCTCATTGAAACCGATAGCGTGGTGAATGCACGGCCACTCACCTACGTGGCAGAAGGGAGCGACGACCCTCTCCCCATCACCCCTAaccagtttctcaacaataggCCTTCGAACTGCACTCCGCCGGAGCCAGCCAAAAACCTCATGGCTCCCGACgcaaccaatttgaaactgctggaaatGGATCGTCAACGTAGGGAGTATGTCAGCGATATCTGCGAACGATTTGTGACGGACTACTTTCTCCAAATCGACAAGTTACACTGTAAAGGAGGACCCGGCCGCAAGATCCGGGTAGGAGAAGTGGTCATCATTCACGATGACAACACCAAGCGCCTTATGTGGACGATAGGAGTGGTGAAGGAGCTAGTCGCTAGCAGAGACGGGTTGATCCGTTCGGTTATGGTCAAGACGCCGAACGGGAACCTTATCAACCGTGCCATTCAATCGTTACACCCCTTAGAGCTACGTGAGGATCAGCAGGACGACGTCGAAATTCCACCTACGCCAGAGCtggaattggaaaaaaaaaaagcaactcCAACCGTGGCCGCCGCAGATCCAGTCGAGCAGGAAGAGCCGTGGACCACGGGCTCTG TGTTCGTAGCAACTCACGCGATCGAGATAGTCGTTCACGTGATAGCCATGCTCGTAACAACTCAACTCAGCACGATCGAGATAATCGTCCTCGTGATAGCCATGCTCGTAACAACTCAACTCAGCGCGATCAAGATAATCGTCCGCGTGGTAGCCCGTCCCGATCACGATCTCGTTCCAACCCGCGTTCGCGTACACGCTCAGCTTCCAGGATTCGGTCTCGCAGCCGTTTGCTAA
- the LOC123470314 gene encoding uncharacterized protein LOC123470314: MAKGRLESLLKRLKRTPELLSAYHKEIDQLRVQRFVEEADQNYEGLHTYLSHHPVMRQDKKSTKIQPVFDGAAKSKYGPSLNDVLETDPNLNPDLLAVLMRFRLNKIAWIADIEKAFLNIALHPEDAEAVRFLWITESETPNLPLVAYKWKRVPFGLSSSPFLLRATLNKHLDGMKSIYSITVRQLKEQIYVDDYLGGADNISTAKTRIQETKSIFQEAKLNMRSWVTNDKTFRKFLSEKGLINPIVKIFTQKLEEGQPKVLGIRWDTESDTFQFDPAPIIEAATELGELVTKRNILTISARVFDPIGFLAPTTLLLKIIYQKL, translated from the coding sequence aTGGCAAAAGGAAGACTGGAGAGTCTATTGAAAAGACTCAAAAGAACACCAGAGCTTCTATCAGCCTACCATAAGGAAATAGACCAGCTTCGCGTCCAAAGATTCGTAGAGGAGGCAGACCAGAACTACGAAGGACTCCACACTTATCTGTCACACCATCCTGTCATGCGACAGGACAAAAAATCCACGAAGATTCAACCGGTATTCGACGGGGCGGCAAAATCGAAGTATGGCCCAAGCCTCAACGATGTCTTGGAAACCGACCCGAACCTAAACCCCGATCTGCTAGCCGTCTTAATGCGATtccgtttgaacaaaatcgcttggatagcagacatcgaaaaagctTTCTTAAACATCGCCCTGCATCCTGAAGACGCCGAAGCTGTCAGATTCCTGTGGATCACGGAGTCAGAAACGCCAAATTTGCCTCTAGTGGCATACAAGTGGAAACGAGTCCCATTTGGACTCAGCTCCAGcccatttttgctgcgagctacCCTAAACAAGCACCTAGACGGCATGAAATCAATCTACTCCATCACAGTAAGACAGCTAAAGGAACAAATTTATGTTGACGACTACCTTGGAGGCGCCGACAACATCTCTACAGCTAAAACCAGGATACAGGAGACAAAATCCATCTTCCAGGAGGCAAAACTCAACATGCGAAGTTGGGTCACCAATGACAAAACATTTCGCAAATTTCTCAGTGAAAAGGGGCTCATCAACCCCATAGTGAAAATTTTCACTCAGAAACTGGAAGAAGGTCAGCCTAAGGTCCTAGGGATTCGATGGGATACCGAATCCgacaccttccaattcgatcCCGCACCTATCATCGAAGCTGCGACGGAATTGGGAGAACTagtgaccaaaagaaatattttaacaATATCGGCAAGGGTATTCGATCCCATTGGGTTTTTAGCACCCACAACGCTCctgctgaaaataatctaccAGAAACTTTAG